The Xiphophorus couchianus chromosome 6, X_couchianus-1.0, whole genome shotgun sequence genomic interval TAGCTTGGTGTATATTTTAGAGGGTGGGTGATTCTTCTGAGACGGACACAGTGAGCAGGAGATTGTTCAGCGAAGAACAGCCTGCAGCCTCGGGCTCAGTGTACATTTATGAGACAGTTAAGGGAGAAGGATGGGATGGAGAAATAAGCAGCACTGAAAAGGAAAGAGAGCCAAGAAGCAGGGATGTGTGAATGTTTGCTTTCCTTCAGATGAGTGGGAGCTTGTAGGTGTGTTAGGAGTCTGTTCGCACAGCCTTTGGGGCACATCATATATAGAAGCCTATTACCTTTCTCTCATCCCTGCTTACTTTTCAGGCCAGTGCATCGTCGAGTCATAGGGGCTCTGTAAATATACATCCACAAGACAGAGAAAGGATGGATAAACAAAAGTTTGCGGTGAAAGCTAAAACCATCACCAGCCCTAAGTATTCacatctcttcttttttatggaATTTACTGCAGGcctgaaaaaaatcaatgactTGCTCTTAAAATCTACTCTTTGTTTAAATGGACttatttttccagtttaattTAGACCAACACTGCAGAGTTAGGAAAAGAGGAGCTTCACATGATTCTGGAGCCAGAGCTATTGAAATAAAGGCTATTTTAGCAAccacaaaaaatgtataaaaatgagcaaaggCACTGAAGATAAGAAGGAATACAATATACAGTATCTCTGCCCCAGGTATATTGATCTACTTCTCTCTGCTAAACTGTCCATCATGAGCCCAACTGTGTATTATAAATCAATGCAGCAGCAGTGGATAAAACTTTGGGATTTTTGCTCATTTCTAGTTTGGTCTGTTATGCATTCCTACTCAGACAAGAAATACTCTAATACCAGGACTTGATAGTACAGTTCAGAGCTGATGCTCAGGAAGAGCGAGGCAGATGTCACGGTCAAACAGTGGGGAAGCAATGGGGCTGTCCCATCAGTTCCCAAAAACACAGAGGGAAAAATGAAACTCACATAAGCGAAGGTGGGATCAGGACCGCACACATGGTAAAAAGCTCAGGCAGGATCCACTCGAACCTGATGATTATCTCACTCAATGTTTTTTGgcatatcaaaagaaaaaacaaacatcatcttCCTACACCAACAAAATGCAAGGTATTTAAAATACAAGCTGATGGGGGTGTAGCAATGATGATCGTGCTTCTGGTGACGAGACGAAGCTGGTTAACGACTGTAAGTCAACCCTGTCTAATCACTGGATTACTTTAAAAACCAGCCAATTTAGCCAGACATTTGACTAGGATTTACACTGGCATTAGCATTTCCCTTCATCTTCTTATGCATGTTTATGTCTAATTTTCCTCTCTCTGGTTTTACATGCCCATGTTCTTATGTTCTTTACTCTATCTTGTACAGCACTTCTTTactatgtttgaaaaaaaaaaaataaagatctgtaataaataaattctttaaccaatatatatatatatatatatatatatatatattctagcTGGgggaaaatattgaaaatgcatatttattttctgtcattcaaACTCTTcgtgttttcataaaaacatgtcCTTGTtggtttatgatttttaaaaaatggcaaagaaatgaacaaagcCAGAGGAAAAAGCAACAGTTTAGAGGGCATGATGCACTCTGGGCTCATATACATCTGATAACATTTTCTCTCAGAGGTAAGCTTTTAAATTCTCAAACATGATCAACAGAGTAATCTTTTAACCGGCACAAGCTATAATAAGTCTTTGATTCAAGTACACAAGTATTAGTTGTGCTGAGATCTATCACAATGACATTTTGGTGAAAGTGAGATGTAATCATAGACCCAGATAAGAAATGAAGAAGCTTCAtgttactgaaaacaaaatttaaaagaaaagggaaTTTAAAAGATAATGAGAAAAAATTTCAGTCAGTGAGAATAGAGCAGTTTATTAGCCTGTGGTAAATAATCTGTAGAGAAAAGAACTGAACAGTAAGTGGATTTCCCAGGATAAAACAGAGACATTTATGAAGTTTTAAATAGAACAGTTTCTTTTGTGAGGCGACCACAGTTATTCagacagcattttgttttgttaagcAACTGACAGCATGAAATATATgtcacaacaacaaatatacACGTATGGCATGCTGCAGAGCCCATCTTCAATGTCggcttaaaacaagaaaaaaaaaaaacaacccaaaagaCAAAGAGGCAGGAAGTGTTTCGATTCAAAAGTTCAAGTGAGCTTTCAACAGCATAAACGGCTGGGGTTTATGCTGAACACCTGCTTGAAGGCCAACTCTACACGTCAACAAACCGCTGAATTTTCACATACATTCAGATTAGGTCCTTCTCGCAcagaaaattgtgtttaaaaataactacaCGTGCCTGCATCCGTTGCAGTTGCgggcgtgtttgtgtgtgtgtgcgctggTTTAGCGGAACAGAGAGCAGATGAACTGTGTGTAACAGAGCGAATCCCAGCAAGAGTTTCTCATAGATGATTCCAGCTCTAAAAATCCTGAAATGTCTCATTTCCAATTTAAACTTTTGATGATATTAAGTTCCTCTTTGAAATAGAAGCCTCCCCCAGCTCCCtacaaaacaagttttaaaagcaaaaagattaaaactgGAACACAATCACAGTGCAATACATGTAGCCAAACCGCTTTTCTCATCTATGCTGGTTGTATTTCTGAGATCAGAGACTCCTTTTGATTTAGTGTAACATACTATTTCTCCAGTAGGTGGCGCCACTGTTATCCGCAacttcagttaaaaaaacagcaaaaaaacaaacaactaaacaaGGAGCAGACCATGGTTTTGTGCCATAAAATGTTATGGTTGTGTAAACCAATATCAGAACCTTTAGTGCTACTTTATTCATCACTTTtacagaaacttgttttaactgcatTTAGAGCAAATGTGTTGAGCACAGACttaaaaataatgcaatacAGTTTCCGGATAATGGAATTGGGAACATTATGGATCTAAATGGAGATGGATAATGGTGTGCCTGAATGAGTCTACGGTAACCCAGATGATCCAAAAGAAGGCAAAACAATGGTGTCATTTCTTAAAATTATCCATGTTGGTTAGATTTTTCATGCCAAGCACTACAATCCCCCCCCCCCTGGCAACTTTAATGTTGCAATTGTTTTACCTTATTACCACACCAAAAGGGAAGAATCAATTCTGACACTACAGACTTATTCTTCAAGTCCTACTGTTTTCCCCAGAACAAAACTATTCAGCGAACCAGAGGCATACTGCTGAATCAGGTAATATAATCCTTCATTAAGTTTTCTTTCAGTCAAATGCAAATTATTCAACAGCAGAAAttgcctgtttttatttgctaaatataatagttttggggattttttttttaggtttaagAACAAAAACCATCAGCAATTTAAGGTAAACTCATTTCAgactttgattttaaaagtgGCTGCTTACTTATCGAGGTAAATTCAAACATTTGTCATCTGAGACAGATGAGTTGTGTGGGAGGTACTTAAACTTAATGTTCATGTTAAATCACAGTTATTATGCCTTTAAGATTCAGCCATGGAAttacctaaaaataaacaaaaaaaccagtGACACTATTTGATGAccttggtttcttttcattcaCCAACTACACCGTTTTAACTTAACTCTAGAAATGGTAACAGTTACAGTCCATTTACATCGTCTTGCCTATTGCATCCAACTGTACAGGCCTATAACAATTTATTGTATTAAGTTTCAATCCCGCAAAACATGCCAGAAGCTGTGAAGCCACAGCTGAGGTGcaagtttaaaaactacaagaGACTAAGCACAAATTCGCTCCTGACAGTCGTGTGCACCGTTGTCTCTTGAAGACAATATTCTGGTGACTGccgatttgaaaaaaaaaaaaaaaaaagtcactttagGTTGCCACGGTTCTTACAAACTTCGTCTAGCGAACCAGTTCTTTCTGACACCCTTGTTCCTCTGGAACTTGCAGATCAGATTATGTCCCTCCGGAATCAGTGATGTGCGTGGCGTGCTCCATCTGTCACACATGCCGATTCAAACCCAAACAGTGAGGCTTGGACGACGAAAACTCCTTACGCTTCCGTCCAAACTGGAAGCTTAGTGAGGTTCTGTAAACTTTGCTCCCTCTGCAGTTTGCAATGAGCATGGTTGAtcagagaaataataaaatcaaaacagccAGGATGAACTTAATGACCTCCGAGTGACGCTTGGGGATGAACCAGAGTTCCAGATGCTCACTCCCACGTTTCTCTTATCCTTGTCTCTTTTAGAGGCACAAGAGCTGCTTAAATATCCATCGAGACGTCATGAGAAGTGAAGGTATGCGAGACGAGCGACGCATGAGGGGGGTGCCGTTACCATATGTGAGATTCACAGTGAGTCATTTTGATGACACCCACTCCTCCGCCTAACCGGCGGTAGTTCATTCCACCGTGCAACCTGGAGAAAAGGTGAGAGTGTACAAACACCAAGTTGACGGAATCAAGTCACAGAAGACATGATGATGtcagttgaataaaaaaataaaataaaatacagcttCTTGCAAAAGTAaccttgattttctttttacattttaaatgctagaagctttaatgcattttaattcaAGATAGAATTAAAATAGCACATACAATTATGTGCTACAAAGTAAAATTGCACATCACTCAAACCACACCATCCCCACAGAGATAGAAGGTGGGGGCAGCGTCATGCTACGTAGATGCTGTTCTTCAGCAGAAATCAGGAAGTGGATCAGTTTCATAAATACCTTTGCAAGGAGCTGTAATGATGTTGCTATATCTCCCAATTTGTGCCTATCAGTCCATCAACAATCACAATAAGGTTTAGCCACAAcaaatttttctttgtcttctgcAACTTTAGATCACCATGTGCTTTAGATGGCAAAGCAGGAAGCTGCATTCAGATAAATCATCGTAGGTGTGAGCTGCATAGACAGTTTTATAAAACATCCATGTCATTGTTTGATACTCCAAACAATCTCCTGCCTACAAAGGTTTCCATGTAAACTCATCAAAATTGGTTTCTGGCAGGCTTAATCCGTTCTCTGACGGCAAATTTAGAACTCCACTTAAACATCAGTCAGAtgaaatttgaattaaaactcaaaacaaataaaaagacatttacatAATGAAATCcaatatacatttttgacaaacctactcatttttctcattttaaagatgaaatcaAAAAGACTTACCTCCATGTGTTGGCGTCCGGGTCGTATACTTCtatagtttttaaatatgttgtcCCATCGAAGCCACCTACCGCCATCAGCTGACCATTCACTACTGCCAAGCCCACCTACAGACACACATTTACAGCTTTGTATCACACAACAACAACCCAAAGTCATCCAgtgtttattaatttagtggTTTAACCACAGATACAGACCCCACTACGTCTGGACGTCATGGCAACAACTGGCGACCACTGGTTGGTCCTGGGGTTGTATCTCTCTGCGCTGCTCAGCTCTGTGGTGTCGTCCCTCCCCCCAACAGAGTAGATCATGTCCTGGTAGACCGCGCATCCGAGGTGCTTTCGTCTCGTCCCCATGGGAGACACCGTGTGCCAGCGGTTTTCTTGAGGGTTGTAGCGCTCCACTGATGACAGAAAAATGGACGGAAATAGAATGGTATTGTTTCAGACGgtagaaacaacaacatttgTAGCTTAGTAGCTTTTAGCAGtctggaaaaggtttttttttaataaaaatgtattcctgTTGTAGCTGTTGAAAGAGGTTTATATTGCCTTTTTACGAGGTACAGTACCCGTGTTTAAAGGAGATGTCCCATCAGACCCTCCTACAGCATAAAGAAATCCTCCCAGCACAGCGACAGCTACACCAAGCCGCCTGGTGCTCATTGAGGCCACACGAGTCCACTTGTTTTCCTTTGGATCATATCTAGAAGGAAGTTATGTTAAGATACAGTTAATCAATTACACAGTAAATTATTTCCGGTAAAATAAGAGATGAGGCAAAGTCAATTTCAATTATTGCTTCCAATTCTCATTATACAAACAAGAATGTCTGTTTACCTGCAGGAAATGAGAACAACtacaagattaaatatttaataaagtgtaaaaaaaaaaaaaaaaaagtaaactgagCTCAATTTATGCACAAGGGCAAACCTTTCAACAATGTTGAGACAAGACACTCCATCTTGTCCTCCGACAGCATACAGAAATCCACCCAGCACAGCGACACCCACGCTGGTTCGGCAAGTGCTGGTGGGGGCAACGTCGCTGCTCCACTGGTTGGTTTTAGGATCATATCTGCACAGGTGGAAATCAAGCGTTGGTTTAAAGAGAATTGCATCCCTTCCTTCATCAACCTAAACAATAGTATTTCGGGTGATCGGCTTGTAAAGAGAGCATGAGCAGTTGTCGCACCGACCTCTCCACAGAGTTGAGATACGAAGAGCCGTCGTGACCGCCCACCGCATACAACAAGTCGTCGAGGACGCTGACGCCGACTCCACATCGCCGTTTGCTCATCGAAGCCACCATGCGCCACTCGTTAGTCTGCGGGTCGTAGCGCTCCACGCTGGAAATGGCGTCTCCGCTGCACCAGCCACCAACTACAGCATAGCATAAAAAGAATGACTCAAACTTGTACAATGAGGACCTAAATactaacattttataatttcacACATTAACAACATATCAAATACCGTGAGAGATAAACAATTGCATTtcgggatatttttttttttttgttcctgacCTGCAAAAAGAACTTCTCCGCATCGAATGGGTTTCCGAGGGCGGGTTCTGGGGCCCTGCATCAGCGGCCGTTCTTGTGGAAGCAGAAGGTAGTTTTTGGCCTCATCAACCAGGTCTCTGAAACAGTGGAGAAATTACATCATgtctctgtttattttattttccttcagatCAACGGGAATGTACAGTATAGTGATGTGGAAAAGCGTTTGACTGCTTCCTGATTTcctagtttgtttgtttttttggcacGTTTGTCACACATGtagggttttctttttatcctaCCATCTTCaattaaaaactcaattttgtgtttacttgtgtggCTTTCACTAAAGCTTAAATTGGTTTGctgttctgaaacactgaagtgtgacaaacttgcaaaacaaaataggATATCAGGATGgaggcaaacactttttcacaccattGAATATCTGTGTTACAAAAGCTATATATTTTGtcaagaaatattaataaaagtaaaaaaaacaacaacaaaaaaaaaccacccACCTGCATTCTTCATCACTTTTGATCAGG includes:
- the klhl20 gene encoding kelch-like protein 20, producing the protein MDTKPMRRATSARQDATGMDITSRCTLGDPNKLPEGVPQPARMPYISDKHPRQTLEVINLLRKHRELCDVVLVVGAKKIYAHRVILSACSPYFRAMFTGELAESRQTEVVIRDIDERAMELLIDFAYTSQVTVEEGNVQTLLPAACLLQLAEIQEACCEFLKRQLDPSNCLGIRAFADTHSCRELLRIADKFTQHNFQEVMESEEFMLLPANQLIDIISSDELNVRSEEQVFNAVMTWVKYSIQERRPQLPQVLQHVRLPLLSPKFLVGTVGSDPLIKSDEECRDLVDEAKNYLLLPQERPLMQGPRTRPRKPIRCGEVLFAVGGWCSGDAISSVERYDPQTNEWRMVASMSKRRCGVGVSVLDDLLYAVGGHDGSSYLNSVERYDPKTNQWSSDVAPTSTCRTSVGVAVLGGFLYAVGGQDGVSCLNIVERYDPKENKWTRVASMSTRRLGVAVAVLGGFLYAVGGSDGTSPLNTVERYNPQENRWHTVSPMGTRRKHLGCAVYQDMIYSVGGRDDTTELSSAERYNPRTNQWSPVVAMTSRRSGVGLAVVNGQLMAVGGFDGTTYLKTIEVYDPDANTWRLHGGMNYRRLGGGVGVIKMTHCESHIW